The Thermoflavifilum sp. genome contains a region encoding:
- a CDS encoding 16S rRNA processing protein RimM, which translates to MARLVTGYVENYYPVGKIVGVRGIKGEMVIQHTMGEDPMLDGWEVVFIEEHKQSFIPHFILSAQLVQPDELWLQLDDIHTREQALLLVHKQVYLPEEEFRTRAPHSPLQLLGYEIRIDDPSQPERLGLVEEIIETPTQLIVKTHYQQKEILIPLHAQTWVATDARKKHLYLRLPDGLLDVYL; encoded by the coding sequence TTGGCTCGTCTGGTCACGGGATATGTTGAAAATTATTATCCCGTTGGAAAAATCGTAGGAGTCAGGGGAATCAAGGGTGAAATGGTCATCCAGCACACGATGGGTGAAGATCCCATGCTAGATGGCTGGGAAGTGGTTTTTATTGAAGAGCACAAACAGAGTTTTATCCCGCATTTCATCCTGTCGGCCCAACTCGTTCAACCCGACGAATTGTGGCTTCAATTAGACGATATCCATACTCGTGAGCAAGCCCTTTTATTGGTCCATAAGCAAGTTTACCTACCGGAAGAAGAATTTCGTACACGTGCCCCCCATTCGCCGCTGCAGTTGCTGGGCTATGAAATCAGGATAGACGACCCTTCACAACCTGAAAGGCTGGGCCTGGTAGAAGAAATCATAGAAACTCCAACCCAGCTGATTGTAAAAACGCATTACCAGCAAAAGGAAATACTCATTCCCCTTCATGCACAAACATGGGTGGCTACCGATGCTCGAAAAAAGCATCTGTATCTTCGCCTTCCGGATGGTCTTCTGGATGTATATCTTTAA
- a CDS encoding START-like domain-containing protein: protein MTKRIQYTLEYPVRCSPGILYEFLATPAGLQEWFADKVDLRDNVFSFSWNGSEEKAVIVEQKPEEYIRLRWLNSQKDEYFEFRIQKSEVTNETILVVKDFADKKEIADQSRLWDYQVKELLHRIGSL from the coding sequence ATGACGAAGCGCATTCAATACACATTAGAGTATCCCGTGCGTTGTTCACCGGGCATCTTATACGAATTTCTGGCTACGCCTGCCGGATTGCAGGAATGGTTTGCAGATAAGGTTGACCTGCGGGATAATGTATTTTCCTTTTCCTGGAATGGCTCAGAAGAGAAGGCCGTGATTGTGGAGCAAAAGCCTGAGGAGTATATTCGTTTGCGGTGGCTGAACAGCCAGAAAGACGAATATTTTGAATTTCGCATCCAGAAATCAGAAGTTACCAACGAAACTATCCTGGTCGTGAAGGACTTCGCAGATAAAAAGGAAATTGCCGACCAATCGCGGCTCTGGGACTATCAGGTAAAAGAACTTTTGCATCGTATCGGCAGCCTATGA
- a CDS encoding LptF/LptG family permease, translating into MKKLDKLIIKAFLGPFVVTFFITLFVLIMQFLWKYIDDLVGKGLEMGIILKLLGYMSTQMVPLALPLAILLSSIMTFGNLGENFELVALKSAGISLMRFMQPLIILSGCIAILAFLFSNYVIPWANLHGDSLLYDIRNLKHGFNIKPGVFFNELEGYAIRVGDKAPDGKTIYHVVIYDRSVSTSDKLILAEKGIMEQSPNKRYVIFTLFNGWEYEERGFRPAVSNDFVRVHFHRFQKIFDLSSFAFTRTPIQLFAGSYQMLNVKQLNQAIDSIGLQLDDPGRRVKAEITPHYAFYAWKDTGWLAHAVPLPAHVHHFIETIPDSVLSYVLQRIQMNIEQDDNMVLQIAAQNYKDLSDSIRKHKIEWHRKFTLSFACMVLFLIGAPLGSIIRKGGLGTPLVFAVGFFVVYNVISTIGEKLARNGVVAPWLGMWLATMVLVPIAVFLVYKALNDSQLFNKEFYYRLGKQIRTSIRQFVRWMPLFKRFGLMNRNE; encoded by the coding sequence ATGAAAAAATTGGATAAGCTCATCATCAAAGCCTTTCTCGGGCCTTTTGTGGTTACTTTTTTCATCACCCTGTTCGTTCTCATCATGCAATTCCTGTGGAAATATATTGATGATCTGGTGGGCAAGGGACTGGAGATGGGTATTATTTTGAAATTGCTGGGCTATATGAGCACGCAAATGGTGCCCCTTGCGCTTCCCCTGGCGATTTTACTTTCTTCCATCATGACCTTCGGTAACCTGGGTGAAAACTTTGAGCTCGTTGCGTTAAAATCGGCGGGTATTTCGCTGATGCGATTCATGCAGCCTTTGATTATTTTAAGCGGCTGTATTGCCATTCTTGCTTTTTTGTTTTCCAATTACGTGATTCCCTGGGCGAATCTGCATGGCGATTCTTTGTTGTATGATATTCGCAATCTCAAGCATGGTTTTAATATTAAGCCAGGTGTGTTTTTCAATGAGCTTGAAGGCTATGCTATTCGGGTGGGCGATAAAGCTCCTGATGGCAAAACCATTTATCATGTGGTGATTTACGATCGGAGTGTGAGTACCAGTGATAAACTTATTCTGGCAGAGAAAGGCATTATGGAACAATCGCCCAACAAACGATATGTGATTTTCACGTTATTCAATGGATGGGAATATGAAGAGCGTGGATTCAGACCGGCGGTATCGAATGATTTTGTGCGCGTGCATTTTCACCGTTTTCAAAAAATCTTTGATCTCAGTTCATTTGCTTTCACGCGCACGCCCATTCAGTTATTTGCAGGTTCGTATCAAATGTTGAATGTCAAACAGCTGAATCAGGCCATCGATTCCATTGGATTGCAACTGGATGATCCGGGCAGGCGGGTAAAAGCCGAAATCACACCCCACTATGCATTTTATGCCTGGAAAGATACCGGCTGGCTTGCACATGCAGTTCCACTTCCAGCTCATGTACATCATTTTATAGAAACCATCCCCGACTCCGTGTTGAGCTATGTGTTACAGCGAATTCAGATGAATATCGAACAGGATGATAATATGGTTTTACAGATTGCTGCGCAGAATTATAAAGATTTATCGGATAGTATTCGTAAACATAAAATTGAATGGCATCGCAAATTTACGCTATCATTTGCTTGCATGGTTTTGTTTTTAATTGGTGCGCCTCTGGGTTCCATCATTCGCAAAGGAGGACTGGGCACGCCGCTGGTATTTGCCGTGGGATTTTTTGTGGTGTATAATGTGATATCCACCATCGGGGAAAAGCTGGCCCGGAATGGAGTAGTGGCGCCATGGCTGGGTATGTGGCTGGCTACCATGGTGCTGGTACCCATCGCTGTTTTCCTGGTGTATAAGGCGCTGAATGATTCGCAGTTGTTTAATAAAGAGTTTTATTATCGCCTGGGTAAACAGATACGCACATCCATACGGCAATTTGTACGCTGGATGCCATTATTTAAAAGATTCGGCCTGATGAATCGAAACGAATAA
- the trmD gene encoding tRNA (guanosine(37)-N1)-methyltransferase TrmD — protein sequence MRIDILSAVPQLLESPFSHSILKRAQDRGLLQIQVHNLRDYTPYAHKQIDDYPYGGGAGMVLMPEPLARAIESLKAQRTYDEIIFLTPDGEPFTQAIANRLSLKQALLLICGHYKGIDERIREHFVTMELSIGDYVISGGELAAAVVTDAIARLIPGVLNDETSALSDSFQDQLLSPPVYTRPADFRGWKVPDILLSGDHEKIARWRYEKALERTKQRRPDLLSRAENHEKSA from the coding sequence ATGCGTATTGATATCCTCAGTGCGGTGCCTCAATTGCTTGAAAGTCCCTTTAGCCATTCCATCTTAAAAAGGGCTCAGGACAGGGGTTTATTGCAGATTCAGGTGCATAACCTGCGCGATTATACACCCTATGCCCATAAGCAGATTGACGACTATCCTTACGGTGGGGGGGCTGGAATGGTGCTGATGCCCGAGCCGCTGGCCCGTGCTATTGAAAGCTTGAAAGCACAACGTACGTATGATGAAATCATTTTTCTGACGCCCGATGGCGAACCTTTTACCCAGGCTATAGCCAACAGGCTTTCCCTCAAGCAGGCGCTTTTGCTGATTTGCGGCCATTACAAGGGCATCGACGAACGTATTCGGGAACATTTCGTAACAATGGAACTTTCTATCGGCGATTATGTGATTTCGGGCGGAGAACTTGCGGCTGCTGTAGTTACCGACGCAATCGCCCGGCTCATTCCTGGAGTATTAAACGATGAAACCTCCGCGTTGAGTGATTCATTTCAGGATCAACTGCTTTCGCCTCCGGTATATACCCGTCCGGCGGATTTTCGGGGCTGGAAGGTTCCCGACATTTTATTGAGCGGCGATCATGAAAAAATTGCCCGGTGGCGCTATGAAAAGGCACTTGAAAGAACAAAACAACGCCGCCCGGATTTGCTTTCCCGGGCAGAAAATCATGAAAAATCAGCCTGA
- the rsmG gene encoding 16S rRNA (guanine(527)-N(7))-methyltransferase RsmG → MPEQDIRDSVELILSYFPELTLTQKSQFTALAELYHFWNQRINVISRKDIHALYERHVLHALSIGLCYHFQPQQQVIDIGTGGGFPGIPLAILFPETSFLLIDSIGKKIRVVQDIVQQLKLTHVEARQMRAEQLPEACCHYAVSRAVAPLSLLWKWARHIIKPMNGNGLICLKGGDLSVEIQECGCQPVIHDLYKLLRRDYFQQKYLLFVSIHQAESFK, encoded by the coding sequence ATGCCTGAACAGGATATACGGGACTCCGTGGAATTGATTCTATCTTACTTTCCCGAACTCACCCTCACACAAAAATCACAATTTACGGCTCTGGCAGAATTGTATCATTTCTGGAATCAACGCATCAATGTGATATCCAGAAAAGATATCCATGCCTTGTATGAACGACATGTTTTACATGCATTAAGTATCGGGTTATGTTATCATTTTCAACCCCAGCAGCAAGTTATAGATATTGGCACTGGGGGCGGATTTCCGGGCATTCCACTGGCCATTTTATTTCCGGAAACTTCATTTTTACTCATCGATTCCATTGGAAAAAAGATCCGGGTTGTGCAGGATATTGTTCAACAACTTAAGCTCACACATGTAGAAGCGCGTCAAATGCGTGCCGAACAACTTCCTGAAGCCTGCTGCCATTATGCAGTGAGTCGGGCTGTTGCTCCATTATCATTATTATGGAAATGGGCCCGGCACATCATTAAACCCATGAATGGCAATGGATTGATTTGTTTGAAAGGAGGCGATTTATCTGTGGAAATTCAGGAATGTGGCTGTCAGCCGGTGATTCATGACTTGTATAAACTTTTACGAAGAGATTATTTTCAGCAAAAATATCTTTTATTCGTTTCGATTCATCAGGCCGAATCTTTTAAATAA
- a CDS encoding RNA polymerase sigma factor RpoD/SigA — protein MSMRQLKITKSITNRESQSLEKYLQEIGKVDLLSPEEEVELAIRIKQGDQQALEKLTKANLRFVVSVAKQYQNQGLSLCDLINEGNLGLIKAAQRFDETRGFKFISYAVWWIRQSILQALAEQSRIVRLPLNKVGLSNKISKTYCQLEQEYEREPSAEELAEVLDIQPEEVEATLGLSGRPISVDAPFAEGEEGSLLDVLENPNSESADMALTYHESLRREIERSLSTLTERQKDVVKLYFGIGVEHPMSLEDIGEKFGLTRERVRQIKDKAINKLRTTSRCRHLRHFLGV, from the coding sequence ATGTCGATGCGTCAGCTGAAGATTACCAAATCGATTACCAATCGTGAATCTCAGTCCCTTGAAAAGTACCTGCAGGAAATTGGAAAAGTTGACCTGCTCAGCCCGGAAGAAGAAGTAGAATTAGCCATTCGCATCAAACAGGGTGACCAGCAAGCTCTGGAAAAGCTCACCAAGGCCAATTTGCGTTTCGTGGTTTCCGTAGCCAAGCAATATCAAAATCAGGGACTTTCACTCTGCGATTTAATTAACGAAGGCAATCTGGGGCTCATCAAAGCCGCTCAACGATTTGATGAAACCCGGGGATTCAAATTCATTTCCTACGCCGTGTGGTGGATTCGTCAATCCATTCTGCAGGCACTGGCTGAACAATCGCGTATCGTACGGCTTCCGTTGAACAAAGTTGGCCTATCCAATAAAATCAGCAAGACCTACTGTCAGCTGGAGCAGGAATATGAGCGAGAGCCGTCGGCCGAAGAACTGGCCGAGGTGCTGGATATTCAACCCGAAGAAGTGGAAGCTACACTGGGACTTTCCGGCCGTCCGATTTCCGTGGATGCACCGTTTGCTGAAGGAGAGGAAGGTTCCCTGCTGGATGTGCTGGAGAATCCCAATTCAGAAAGTGCCGATATGGCTTTAACCTACCATGAATCCCTGCGTCGGGAAATTGAACGTTCGCTTTCCACGCTTACCGAGCGTCAGAAAGACGTGGTGAAGTTGTATTTTGGCATAGGCGTGGAACATCCAATGTCGCTGGAAGATATTGGCGAAAAATTTGGCCTGACGCGTGAAAGGGTGCGACAAATCAAAGATAAAGCCATCAATAAATTGCGAACAACTTCTCGCTGCCGGCATCTGCGTCATTTTCTGGGTGTTTAA
- the tgt gene encoding tRNA guanosine(34) transglycosylase Tgt translates to MAIGFHIVQEDVHTRARAGCLTTDHGVIETPIFMPVGTAGTVKTLLQQQLEQDLQAPIILGNTYHLYLRPGTEVLQEAGGLHRFMHWNRALLTDSGGYQVFSLAKIRKITEEGVWFQSHIDGSKHFFSPQRVMEIQRRIGADIVMAFDECAPYPCTHAYARNSVQLTHRWLDACMACFQEQGLYGYSQTLFPIVQGSVFPDLRKASAEYIAAKSTAGYAIGGLSVGEPEEMMYEITALVNEILPASKPRYLMGVGTPWNILESIALGVDMFDCVMPTRNGRNGMLFTWQGIINIRNKKWATDFSVIDEYTEGPVSTYYSKAYLRHLFVSSEISGLQIATLHNLSFYLQLVREARKHILQGDFLSWKNELIPRLKSRL, encoded by the coding sequence ATGGCTATAGGTTTTCATATTGTTCAGGAAGATGTACACACCCGCGCTCGGGCCGGATGCTTGACCACCGATCATGGTGTCATTGAAACGCCTATTTTCATGCCCGTGGGCACGGCCGGCACCGTGAAAACACTCTTGCAGCAACAGCTCGAGCAGGATTTACAGGCTCCTATCATTCTGGGAAACACCTATCATTTGTATTTGCGTCCGGGTACTGAGGTGTTACAGGAAGCCGGGGGGCTGCATCGCTTCATGCACTGGAATCGAGCTTTGCTTACCGATAGCGGCGGCTATCAGGTGTTTTCACTGGCTAAAATCCGTAAGATTACCGAAGAGGGTGTATGGTTTCAATCGCATATTGATGGATCCAAACATTTTTTTTCTCCCCAGCGTGTAATGGAAATCCAGCGCAGAATTGGGGCCGATATTGTGATGGCTTTTGATGAATGTGCACCTTATCCCTGTACGCATGCTTATGCCCGGAACTCTGTACAACTCACCCATCGCTGGCTTGATGCCTGTATGGCCTGTTTTCAAGAACAGGGCTTATATGGTTATTCACAAACCCTGTTTCCAATTGTGCAGGGAAGCGTATTTCCAGATTTGCGCAAGGCCTCGGCCGAATATATTGCTGCAAAATCCACGGCCGGCTATGCTATCGGAGGGCTCAGCGTGGGTGAGCCCGAGGAAATGATGTACGAAATTACGGCTCTGGTCAATGAAATTTTACCCGCCAGCAAACCACGCTATTTAATGGGCGTGGGCACGCCCTGGAATATTTTGGAAAGCATCGCACTTGGAGTGGATATGTTCGATTGTGTCATGCCTACTCGAAATGGGCGCAATGGCATGTTATTCACCTGGCAGGGCATCATCAACATTCGAAATAAAAAATGGGCAACCGATTTTTCAGTAATCGATGAATATACCGAGGGCCCCGTCAGTACATACTATTCAAAAGCATATCTGCGGCATCTGTTTGTTTCCAGTGAAATCTCCGGCTTGCAAATTGCCACCCTGCACAACCTCAGTTTTTATCTGCAACTGGTCAGGGAAGCGAGAAAACATATTCTGCAGGGCGATTTTTTATCCTGGAAAAATGAGCTTATACCCAGGTTAAAATCAAGATTGTGA
- the ffh gene encoding signal recognition particle protein translates to MFESLSERLESAFKQLKGQGRITEINVAATLKEIRRALVDADVNYKIAKEFTDRVKEKALGAKVLQSVSPGQLMVKLVQDELTALMGGEAAPLALEHKPSVVLVVGLQGSGKTTFSGKLAYFIRQKLHKSPLLVAADIYRPAAIEQLKVIGQQIQVPVFSEEGLSAVEIARHAVAEARNRGYQVVIIDTAGRLAIDEAMMQEVADIKTAVNPEEILFVADAMTGQDAVNTAKAFHDRLSFTGVVLTKMDGDTRGGAALSIKYTIQKPIKFISAGEKPDTLDIFYPERMAQRILGMGDIVSLVEKAQEQYDAEMAKRLEKKIRKNQFDLNDFKEQLAQIRKMGNLKDLLAMIPGMGKQLKHLDLNDDAFKGIEAIINSMTPEERANPDIIDGSRRRRIARGAGRDIQEVNQFLKQFEQMRQMMKMMNKMGSLNPLHIRKN, encoded by the coding sequence ATGTTTGAATCTTTATCGGAAAGGCTGGAATCGGCGTTTAAGCAGCTTAAAGGCCAGGGCAGAATCACAGAAATCAATGTGGCTGCTACCCTGAAAGAAATTCGTCGCGCCCTGGTGGATGCTGACGTAAACTATAAGATTGCCAAAGAATTCACAGACCGTGTAAAAGAAAAGGCGCTCGGCGCAAAGGTACTGCAATCTGTTTCGCCGGGACAGCTCATGGTCAAGCTCGTGCAAGATGAGCTTACCGCGCTCATGGGCGGCGAGGCGGCGCCTCTTGCGCTGGAACATAAGCCCTCCGTAGTGCTGGTGGTGGGCCTGCAGGGTTCCGGTAAAACCACCTTCTCAGGTAAACTCGCCTATTTCATTCGCCAGAAACTACACAAATCACCACTACTGGTAGCAGCCGATATCTATCGCCCCGCAGCAATCGAACAATTAAAGGTAATCGGTCAACAAATTCAGGTTCCCGTATTTTCCGAAGAGGGACTTTCTGCTGTGGAAATCGCCAGACATGCGGTTGCAGAAGCCAGAAATCGTGGATATCAGGTGGTGATTATTGATACGGCGGGGCGGCTGGCAATTGATGAAGCCATGATGCAGGAAGTAGCCGATATCAAAACAGCCGTGAACCCGGAAGAAATTCTGTTTGTTGCCGATGCTATGACGGGCCAGGATGCCGTGAATACAGCAAAGGCCTTTCACGACCGACTGTCCTTCACCGGCGTGGTGTTAACCAAAATGGACGGCGATACCCGCGGTGGCGCGGCGCTTTCCATTAAATACACTATCCAGAAACCCATTAAATTTATTAGCGCAGGCGAGAAGCCCGATACCCTCGACATATTCTACCCTGAGCGCATGGCGCAACGCATCCTCGGCATGGGCGATATTGTTTCCCTGGTGGAAAAAGCACAGGAACAATATGACGCCGAAATGGCCAAACGGCTGGAAAAAAAGATCCGTAAAAACCAGTTTGATCTAAACGATTTTAAAGAACAACTCGCACAGATTCGCAAAATGGGCAATTTGAAAGACCTGCTGGCCATGATTCCAGGTATGGGTAAGCAACTCAAGCATCTGGACCTGAACGATGATGCTTTTAAAGGTATTGAAGCCATCATCAACTCCATGACACCTGAAGAACGGGCTAATCCCGATATCATTGACGGCAGCCGGCGCAGGCGGATAGCCAGGGGCGCAGGCCGCGATATCCAGGAAGTTAACCAGTTCCTCAAACAATTTGAACAGATGCGTCAGATGATGAAAATGATGAACAAAATGGGCTCACTCAACCCCCTGCATATCAGAAAAAATTAA
- a CDS encoding glycosyltransferase has product MPPVDLPLLIWIAFLIVACVQIFYYLFFFRRLAFYKIEDQITAQHTEYPLSIIICARDAEHLLRKNMHYWLQQRYVKPDGKPNYELLIVDHCSEDDTARYVHQLSSAYPHLRLLRLYQQAKGIAGKKFPLSMGIKSAAYAHVLLTDADCRPASVWWASHMSQGFQPEKEIVLGYGAYEKQPGWLNKVIRYDAFFSALQYLSFALAGYPYMGVGRNLAYQKALFFRHKGFTSHQHIPSGDDDLFINQAANRHNVSVILHPDAFTYSPARKSWKSWWSQKKRHLSTGKYYHRSDQLRLGMYAASHVGFYLLLLLVLIFPPRHLPHLLFWSITLGMVFCRWIVQHIILRKSMQVLKEDDLKPYYLLFDIAYCLYFLIFMPLAFKRKVNSEWS; this is encoded by the coding sequence ATGCCACCTGTAGATTTACCCCTGCTGATCTGGATTGCTTTTTTGATTGTTGCCTGTGTGCAAATCTTTTATTATCTGTTTTTTTTCAGGCGGCTGGCTTTTTATAAGATAGAAGATCAGATTACAGCACAACACACGGAATATCCGTTGAGCATCATTATTTGTGCGCGGGATGCAGAACATCTGCTTCGCAAAAACATGCATTACTGGTTGCAGCAGCGCTATGTTAAACCCGATGGTAAACCCAATTATGAATTGCTGATTGTCGATCATTGTTCGGAAGATGATACGGCACGTTATGTACATCAACTCAGCAGTGCATATCCGCACCTGCGATTATTGCGCTTATATCAGCAGGCCAAGGGCATTGCCGGAAAAAAGTTCCCACTATCCATGGGCATCAAAAGCGCTGCCTATGCACATGTATTGTTAACTGATGCTGATTGCAGACCCGCTTCGGTATGGTGGGCAAGTCATATGAGCCAGGGGTTTCAACCTGAAAAAGAAATTGTGTTAGGTTATGGTGCTTATGAAAAACAACCCGGATGGTTGAATAAGGTCATTCGATACGATGCCTTCTTCAGTGCACTGCAATATCTGTCGTTTGCGCTTGCCGGGTATCCTTACATGGGCGTGGGCCGAAACCTGGCTTATCAGAAAGCCTTATTCTTCCGCCATAAGGGATTTACTTCGCATCAGCATATTCCTTCGGGCGACGACGATCTGTTTATCAATCAGGCGGCCAACCGCCATAATGTATCTGTAATTTTACATCCCGATGCTTTTACCTATTCTCCCGCTCGCAAATCCTGGAAATCGTGGTGGTCGCAGAAGAAACGACATTTAAGTACTGGAAAATATTATCATCGTTCTGATCAGCTGCGCCTGGGCATGTATGCTGCTTCACATGTAGGCTTTTATTTACTGCTTTTGCTCGTTTTAATTTTTCCACCACGTCATCTGCCGCATCTGCTGTTCTGGTCTATCACGCTGGGCATGGTATTTTGCAGATGGATCGTACAACATATCATTTTGCGAAAAAGTATGCAGGTGTTGAAAGAAGATGATTTAAAGCCCTATTATCTGTTATTCGATATCGCTTATTGTTTGTATTTTCTTATTTTTATGCCTCTTGCATTCAAGCGAAAAGTAAACAGCGAGTGGTCATAA
- the rpsP gene encoding 30S ribosomal protein S16, with the protein MPVKIRLQRHGAKKKPYYFIVVADSRAPRDGKFIQKIGIYNPLTVPATISIDRNKALHWLQKGAQPTDTVRRILSFKGILYLKHLLRGVKLGLFDEQTAWERFEKWNAEHEKKIAARREYHKKARMQQTTPIVKKVEGESKPDTSAHSDTQPSAE; encoded by the coding sequence ATGCCAGTAAAGATCAGATTACAACGCCACGGAGCCAAAAAGAAACCATACTACTTTATTGTGGTAGCCGATTCCAGGGCTCCTCGCGATGGGAAATTCATCCAGAAAATTGGAATTTATAACCCCCTCACTGTTCCGGCTACCATCTCTATTGACAGGAATAAGGCCCTGCACTGGTTACAGAAAGGTGCTCAACCCACCGATACCGTGCGGCGCATTCTCTCCTTCAAGGGCATTCTCTACCTGAAACATTTACTCAGGGGCGTAAAACTGGGTCTGTTTGACGAACAAACCGCCTGGGAACGCTTTGAAAAATGGAACGCCGAACATGAAAAGAAAATTGCCGCCCGGAGAGAATACCACAAAAAAGCCAGAATGCAGCAGACTACTCCGATTGTGAAAAAAGTGGAGGGTGAATCCAAACCGGACACGTCTGCCCATTCCGATACCCAGCCCTCTGCCGAATAG